From the genome of Fusarium fujikuroi IMI 58289 draft genome, chromosome FFUJ_chr06:
TTTATCATGACTTTAGCTTTCAATATCAGATTGCGAGTAGGAAACCCTGGTGCCTCTGGAGTTGGTATCACTGTTCTGTCGCAATGGCTCTTTTTCAAACTCTTGCCTAAGACTGCCGCTCTCCTCACTGTTTTGGTAACTCCTTCCGAAATCAAGCGCTATGGTGGCATATTCCGCTTTGTCACCTCTGTCGTCCTAGAGTATCTCATCACGTCAATCGTCTCAACGGCGGTTACTGTCAGCACGACATGGTTTCTCTGTGGCTTGCTTCGGGGCATATCCATTAAATGGGACGCCCAAAATCGCGATCGACTCGGCCTCAGCTGGCGTCATACATTTCGAGTCTTCTGGGTTGAAAACCTAATTGGCCTCGGAGTTATCTGGCTAATGATTACCCAAGATACATCACACAGGCTTCTGTCCTTGATCATTAGCCTCTTTTTTCTAGCTCCCATTACGGTACTTACCGCGTCGCCACGTCTGAGTTGTCTTATTACCCGCCTGCGCCTATTCACAACCCCTGATGAGAATCCAGTATCGCCAGTGCTGTCCCGACTAGTAGCGCCAGGAATCACTACTATGTACAAGGATAAAGCAAAGACAGTGGGAAAAGCTTTATGATAGTTTAATGCTCTAGACATGTTTTATTATAGACTACGTTCCAAGCTAGCCCCACTGTGCTCACGGATTGAAAACCCTAACTGGCTACACGAATATGCATGTTGGTTCAGCTCATTTCTGAAAGGCTGGCAAGTGAGTTCAAGTGAGGGGTCTTAGAGTCCTCTTTTCTGCAGAACATCCTCTCAACTTACCTGCGAATAATCTTCACTTACAATGTCTGTCTGCGGCCCTTGTCACGATGCTATTTGCGACATCTACCCCAAGGTCGAAGCCATCTATCCCGAACGGGAAACTACCGTAACGTACCCTTCATTTGACCCAGGCGCTGGCGGGAAATGCTGGATTTGCATCAAACACGCTGGCTTCTTGGAGCATCACTACCCCGCAGTTTATGAACGATGGCTCAAGCATGAACTACTAGTTACTGTTCAAGCTGATTTCGCTTCTCTCGAGCAAGAGGCACAACCAAGAACTCGTCATAGCTCTTCCAACGAAACTTTGCCATTTGACAGTCGTGGTCGCCAAAACATGGAGGTTCGTCAGCTGATCATATTTCGCAATCATGGAGGCGACGAAAAGTTAGGTTGCCTCGTAGAGCTTAATTTTTACAAGCAAGGGGGTGAGAGCGATCTTGAAATCTCATTATCCTCATTGATTCTAAACAGCTGCAGAAGTTCCACAGACAAGGTTACATGTGGAGGACTTCGCTTCGAACCTTATCAATATTCCTCAAATCCAAGATTGGATAGGTAATTGCAGACAACTAACTACGGCATGCTGCTCATCCCTAAGTGTGGACTGGTATCCCACTCGTCTGCTAGATTTGGCTGGAGATCAGGACACAATAAATGTTGTTCTCACCCAAGAAGAAAGGCCCACCGGGCCGTACATGACACTGAGCCATCGGTGGAGCGACTATAAGTATGAGAAGCTCACTTCTCAGTCGCTTCAGGCGCTCTATAGATACATCGTGTCTGCCACGCGTCTTCCAGCAAGCAATTGAGGTCACGAGATCACTTCAGATCCGTTATCTGTGGATAGACTCCCTTTGCATTATGCAAGATATTGCATGTGGGGACTGGGAGGCGGAAGCCTTGAAGATGGGCGACGTATACGCGAATTCTTTTCTGAACCTGCCGGCTTCATACACAGCTGGCGAAGACGAAAACCCATCAATCTTCTCCCCCGAGTCCTGGAATCACGTCCTCCCCTCTGAGCTCGTCCTGGAGAATGACAAAGAACTACGCAGTAATCTCTTCATTGATGGAGACTTATGGAACGATGAGGTCGGCGAGTCACCGTTGATGGAACGTGGCTGGGTCTTTCAGGAGCGATTTCTAGCACCACGTGTGCTTCACTTTGGAATGCGGCAACTGGCTGGGGAGTGCAACGGCGGAGGCGCACTTCAAATGTTTCCGACTGGCCTACCGCCTCGCTTTGAGGATAACTACAAAAAGGATGTATGTTGGCCCATCATGAGACCGATTAATACATTGAGTTCAGAGGAGTTTTGCAGTCGCTGGCATGACATCGTTACTGCTTACTCGGCTGGTCACCTGACATTCAATACGGATAAGCTGATCGCTTTTGCCGGGATTGCTAAAATTATTCAATCCTTGGGAAGTGATGAGTATATCGCAGGAACATGGAAGAGCACAATCATCGCTGATCTCGCGTGGTGGGTCTATAAAGCCAACGGTCGTCTGCCCTCGGGCCATCAAGCGGCTCATCGCGCCCCTAGCTGGTCATGGCTTTCCTCAGACAGGCAGATATGTTTTCATCCCTACCCATCAGCACACCATAAACAAGAGTACTTTGTCGCGTCATGGAAACTCCGGCAAGAGAGGCAGCCGGGGCTTCGGTGCTTAGTGCAAACGGCATCCTCGAGCTACAAGGGCTTATTCTCCCCGTCGATTCCCCCGAGTGGCATAACATGGAAGTCAAATCCTTTAAGATAGGCAATTTCCAGTTCAATTCCTGTGGAGGGCCAGAAGCTAGTATAAGAAGTattaaatagccttattatcgacattaaatagtatatacttTCCATTCTATAAGCGCTAACTGTCTCGCCAGGCCTTTGGATAACCCCCAGAACCTACCAAGATAGAGTTGAAATATCGGTGCAGGTGGTGTTTTCCTAGAATGGTACCTGATTAACTCAAGCTGCACGTGTACTGAAGAGGTTCTGGCTTAGTATGACCAGTTTGGTGTTAGTTTTAGATTCACGTGTCTTAACACAGGTGCCAACCTCGATACAGTATCCTTTGAGTCAATCTAGCAGTAGTGACGTCATgtttatacttaatattgATGGCAACACTGAGGTAGATGCCGTAAATACTCTATGTCTCTTTCGGCTTAAGCTTATCGGGAGGACgataaaataaattacttaaagtagTAGAGGATAATTTGTGTTGTATAGAGTTACTATTCTTACTGCATTTTAATCTCGCTTGATTTGCCTTGttctttttaaaatttataatacAATCTATATAAACCACTTTGTAGAAGACGACGCGCAAGACGCGTGAGGTTTTTCACATACTTAATGTAGTTAGTTAATGACGTAGCTGTATGACTTTTTGTGCAAGAACGGCGCAAATTTATCCGATGTGAGTGGGGGATTATGATTCCCTGGCGCTCACTATTGGCCCTTATCTGCCATGTCTGGATTAGCTAGTGGACAAGTCGGATGGTGATCGACGCAAAAATGACTGCTTTGGGTATCCCGCCTGTTTCCCCTTAGTACCTCATGCCAAAGTTGTAAGGCTAATGTTGTCTTATAGGGTAGTTATATTATCTACAATTGTAGCCAACTTTAATCAATAAGCGTTCTGAGATTTTTCACACCAGGAATGACAGAATAAACATCTATAGACTCTcaaaatacttaattaaaacaATAACAATCTTAATTGGGTATCATACTTgtgttattatatatatcagtTTCGATGGTAGCTATACAAAATGGACCACAGTATGCTCTGGCGTAGATCTCTTAGCTGCTCCGAGCTGCTCCTAAACTCTTTCGTTCTTGAATTCGTTGGTTTAACATCTCAGCAAGGGTCTCCGAATGATGAAGGGTCTCAAAGTTGCATGATTCTCCGAGTCTGGTAATATAAAGCGCAGATCAAAGTATAGGACCGAATACCCAAAGACATTGCATGTCGTTGCCCCGGATTTGCAGGATCAAAACAAGGCACGCGAGACCACCAGAATTTTGCCATGGGGCCCCGACACTTTACCCAAACGAGTTCCAATGGAGCGCTTTGCTCCGCTGGACATCTTGGCTActaagcttcttctcaccTCCCATCTTACCAGCGCATTTCTTTAATCTCACGTGTTAATCCTGCTTATTGGGTCCAGCGTATGAGGGAGTAAGACTGGGATGGCCAGACATACCGACAGACATGGTCATGTTTCAGAGATTTTGAGGCCATTTCCGGTATTCCCGATACAACCCGATGCACGTTGGAGAGAAACCGGAAGAGTGGAGACGCGTTGGTCGCTACGCGGCAGGATTTGATCACGAGATTGAGTTGAGCGAAACATGGAAAGATCCTGGCCATTTTGGTAGATGTTGGTTGGTACTCCGTTTTTGTTACATAAATCTATTTACTATGGCATGATTCTGAATACAGAGGAACACCCGGGAATGACAATAACCAGACTGCTCTCtcgaggctggtgttgatacCTTGGGATTGAGCCGCAATTTGGCTAGTGTTGTTTGGGTTAGCGAATATGGCTGGAAGCATCTCGACTATCGTGAAATGCTCCGATGGACCAGGGTGACTTGGAGAGTCATCGTCATATTGAACGTTGAAGCCGCTTACTGACTTTTTGTTCCACCGATGATCGCGATCACAGCCAGTGAAACTCTGATCAACACAAACAACGGCGATCgcattttaactttatatacaACGTTAACGGCTTGTCTTAACTCAATTTCACTGCTGACAGAAATGGCCCGCAACATTTCAATAGCGACAGGTTCGCCTACCGCTGCCCGGTCAATTGACTCGAGTCTCAAGCCACGGGGTAGCATTGGCCATGCAAGCCATAAACGATCAGTCCTCAATAACATTGCCCGAGATACCCGAGCCTCATCTTCGCCGACAAAATTTTCAGAAACTAATTAACATTGAATCAGAACCTCAATTAGGCATCCGTATTCTTTCAATCTGTCCCACTTAGCACCAACTCCTTTGGTCCTCCTCTTTCACATGGTTCGCCAACGCCCGTTTTCCCCAAAAAGCTCAGACCAAATTCCTGATCTAAAAAACAGGCAGTGAAATAAACATACCGATGATTGGATGAAGCGCTCAAGTGGAGAAATTCAAAGGATGGGCCAAGACTTTCGCGGTTGAATCCCCCCATGGCACAACATGTGGGGTAAGCGGGGAGGACAGAGGAAAAGCTTGGTTTTTAGGGGGAGAAGGGGGAAGAATTTCGGTGCCTAAAGCCACTTTTCTTAGTCTTCTCCGCATGAGATGAAAGCTGGGGATATCTCAGTAATCTCAATCCTTCGTATCTGAGGTCGATATGCCTCATAACAACAGGGCAATCTGACAGGAATTGCAAATCAGTAGCGATTGATGAGTCCGTAGACAAGGCAATGATCTTCAATTGCAGAGAGTAGACCAGCATAAGCAAGCAAAAAGTCCTGCACTGGTCCCACTCTAGTGATGTTGTCCAATAAAACCACCTTCTCCGCGTTGATCCCACGGGGTAGCACACCTCCAACACGCTCTTGGCGCGAGGTGATATCATGCCGGCCAAGACTGTTAACCTGCTGCCTGGGCTTGGCAAGGGTGGACACACTCGGGTTGCCAAGTTTGATCCCAGAGGGTTGCCAACTGCCGTgctttaaatttaagcttatatataatCCAGCCTCAGGTTGCGAAGATCtcgttgttgttcttgtttcAGCAgtgtctctcttctcctctttctcaTTGTCCTGATTGCTCAATTACTGGGACTTTAAACATGGATGACAAGGATATTTCACCCGGCCATGGTGGCTCGTCTTACGATGACAAGACCGTCACGCCTCCGCCTGAGAAGGGTGGTGCTGAGATTCTAGAGCACGCTTCTCAGGGTCGTCGTCAATCCGTCGCTCTCAACATTGTCCAGAACCCCCTGCAGGTACATTCCACTACCTCATCTCAAATTTCTTCCAATTACTCACCCATATCATAGAGCAAAACACAGGATCAAGTCGTCGCTGACGCTCGCGCCTTTGCCGAGTCCAATGGCATGTCCGAGCACGTCGACCTCTTCGGCCGAGCCGCTCTCATCGCTCGTGATCCCGATAGCTTCGAGTCGGTGGACCTTCTCGACGACGAACGCGCTGCCCTCATCTATGAGAGAGACCACAAGTGGCATGGATCCAAGATGCTGTGGTACTCCATTGGTCTTTGCGCTGTTGGTGCTGCTACGCAGGGATGGGATCAGACAGGTGCCAATGGCGCTAACCTCTCGTTCCCCAAAGAGTTTGGTATCGATGGCGAGGGACGCGATGAGTGGATTGTCGGTatcatcaactccatcatcttccttACTGCTGGTCTGATGTAAGCTTCACCTCTAATCCACGATATCCTGACCTCATCTGACATTCTGTCTCTAGCGGCGCTTTTATTGTCGACCCTCTCAACCACTACTTCGGCCGACGTGGAGAGATCTTCATTACAGCCTGTTGCTTGGTTGCTACCCCTATCGCTTCAGGTTTCGCGAAGAATTGGCAAGAGCTTTTTGCCATCCGTTTCATCATGGGAATCGGTATTGGTGCGAAGAATGCTACCGTGCCTATCTATTCAGCTGAGATGGCCCCTGCTCGAATTCGAGGTGCCCTCGTCATGTTCTGGCAGCTTTGGGTCGTGATTGGTAAGACGCCTCTCATAGCCCGTTGATCGAATCTCCAAACTAACTATAGCAGGTATCTTTCTCGGTTTCTGCGCCAatgtcatcgtcaaagatATTGGCGACATCGCCTGGCGTCTCGAACTCGGCTCAGCCTTCATCCccgccttcttcctcgcAGCCGGCATCTACTTCTGCCCCGAATCTCCCCGTTGGCTGATGAAGCACGGGCGCATCGCCGATGGCTTCGTCTCCATGTCCAAGCTTCGAGCCCACCCCATCATCGGTGCTCGCGATTACTACTACTCTTACGTCATCTATCACGAGGAGCTTCGCGAGAACGCTGGCGCTGGTTACTTTGCTCGTCTTTGGGACTGCTTCGCTGTTCCCAGAATTCGACGTGCTAACTACGGTGCTAGCACTGTCATGTTGGCCCAGCAGATGTGCGGTATCAATATCATCTCCTTCTACAGTTCCAGTATCTTCCGAGAGGCTGGTTACAGCCACGACGAGGCTCTGTATGCTTCCTTGGGATATGGTGCTATCCAGGTTGTCTTCACCATTCCTACTCTCTTCCTGATTGATACCAAGGGTCGACGATTCTTGACACTGGCTACTTTCCCCTTCATGTGCATCTTCTTGCTGGCAGGTggcctctcccttctcaacgACAGCGACAACCGAGCTGCCAACATTGGTCCCGTCGTTCTCTTCGTCTATCTTTTCACCATCGCTTACTGTCTCGGTGAGGGACCTGTCGCCTTCCAGTATTCGGCTGAGGTCTTCCCCACCATCCAGCGAGAGCAGGGTATGGCTTGGGCTGTCTGCATCAATAACACCTTCGCCGGTGTTCTTGGCCTGACCTTCCCTCGTATGAAGACTGTCATGACACCCACTGGAGCTTTCGGCTTCTATGCCGGGCTTAACCTCATTGCTTGGGGTATGATCTTCTGCTTTGTTCGTGAGACTAAGCAGATGACCCTTGAAGAATTGGATCGTAAGTTTTCTCCACTATAACATCAAGGAAGCACATTTACTAACACGCAGAACAGAGGTCTTCTCCGTTCCTACAAAGAGCTTCTTGTCACATGAGACAAAGGTCTGGCTGCCTTATATCTTCAAGCGCTACGTCCTTCGCAAGAACATTCAACGCCCTCCTCCCATTATtgagaagggcgagaagaCACTCGCGTAATTGGTGGAATAAATTGGGTCGCTGTCGTCTATACAAGGGGCAAGCATCCTGACTCGGGCGGTGTATAGTCCATAGTGCAATCGAATCATGAAGTAACATTAGATCGCTAAACCGAACCAGCATGATTGCAAAAGTTCGTTCCTGGATAACCGTTTAACCGTGATCACAGCCAGTGGGGAGACACAACTGCAACCCTGTAATTCACAAGGCCTCCAGCCTGATCCTTTGCTGGCACCTCATTAGTCGGCGACACGGAGTTGCTTCTGAAGAGGATACCCCTGCGGATTTTGAGTTCAAGCTGAGCCTCGCCATGAGTTGCGGGTATAGCAGAACCACGTCATGCGACTGTGGACTTGTTGTTTCCTTTAGGAAGGCCAAGTACGAAAATGACGACTAAGCAGAGTCGGCGGGATGATGCCCATCCCACTGCCCCTCCGAGCCGCGCGCGTCGATAATCAATCGTCGACGTGATTGGAGGAATCATGGAAACAATGGGGATCTCGTAATCCTGGTGCTCATATAAGCCATCATGCAAGATCGGCATTGACAAAACTCTATCCTCGATTTGGCCGGGAACATTGTCACGGTATTCCCGACCGAGATTGAGTTATGTAACGTAGGCGAAATACCAGGTGTTCGCATATTCGGTTTGTCGTATAAATGCCCAATGCCCATCTCCACCAATTCATATTTCCAGGAGCACCATCGGTAACCTAACCACCACTGTTTCCTATCTCCAATATGAGGCACTCTTTGTTTTCGCTCGCCGTGCTGGCAAGCTCCGTCATGGGCTATGATCAACTCCTGGGATTCAACGAGAAAGCACAAGTCGAAACCAGAAGCATCGACGAGATCTACAAAGCAGCCTTGAAAGAAGGAGGTACTGTTACCTGCTGGCACGGAGGAGATGCGCCCAACCAGCGAGACAGCCTCAAGCAAGCCTTTGAGAAGCGTTTCCCTGGCATGAAGCTCAACGTCACTGTTGATCTGTCCAAGTACCATGACGCCAGGTTGGATCAGCAGCTCGCCGCTGGTGCAAAGTCGGTTTACGTCGACAGCGTGATCCTGCAGACATTGCATGATTATCCTCGCTGGGCTCAAGAGGGTGCTCTACTCAACTACGCTCCCAAGGGCTTCGACCAGATCGAACATGCATACAAGGACAGCACGGCCTATTGGTATGGTGTATATATCTTGTTCTGGGCTAATGCCTGGAACACTGACAAGCTGCCCGGTATCAAGGCGCCTACCGAGTATAACGATTTCCTTCGGCCCGAATTCAAGAATAAGCTTGCTCTGACCTACCCCAACGACGACGACGCTGTTCTCTATGCCTTTTACCTTATGTAAGCTCGCCATGTCTTTTTCTCTTGACCATCGCTAATGAACATGTAGTATGCAACAGAACGGCGCCTCTTGGTTCGAGGACCTTCTCAAGCAGAACCCTCGCTGGGTCCGCGGTACAGCAACCCCAGGAAGGATCATCCGCACAGAGAACGCCACTGAAGCTGCATACTTCGCTGTCGGCGGACGATTCGGCGAATCCAAGCCTTTAAAGTTCGCCCACCCGAAACAGGGAAAATATGTATCTTGGCCGCAGACCGCAGCTATCCTCAAGGACGCCCCTCACCCCGAGGgggccaagcttcttcacaACTACATTCTCAGCGAGGAATACCAGTCCACCATGGGTCTTTGGTCCGTCCGCCGCGATGTGGCCACTCCAGCTGGCTTCCCGGATCTTCGCAACGAGACTGCTACCAATCCGACTGAATTTGCGCGATTCATGAAGGATAGAGTTTTGGTCGAGAGACTTCGATTCTGGTTTGAGGCTCGTATTGGTACCGCCAAGGGTGTCGACCCTATCTATGATCCTATCAACCAGCAGTAGATCAGGCTTCTGGAGTCgctttttctctcttcattGTTGTTTCGCACCTAGTAGAACTTTTCGTGTACATACTACTCAAGTCAGCTGAGTGAACTCTTAGTTCGAATTTCCACTACATACTTTTTCACAAACAAAAAATAAGCACTTTGGCTTGAGAGCGATGTGTAGGAGAGGTCGATTGAGTGCAGCAGCAGGTATGGGGATGAGGTGATCGACATAGCTCAATTGTAGCATTGGGTTGAGTGTCGCGCCAGAGAGTGCAACAATTACTTTCCTCTCAAACGGGAGCATCGAAATCATTTTGTCGCGCTGCGTATCTTGACTAATAGAAGGTCTCTAGCCAAAGCTGATAATGATTCCAAACACCAGTGCAGCTCGCATGTCTTTCCAATCCGGGCAAGATACAGCCCATCTGCGACGTTTCATTCTTGCACAGCCCGCTCGCCCTCAAAAGTTGCGACAGGTCATTGACCTCGTGATAGAAGCCAAGTCTTGGAACATGACACAGAAAACGTTCTGGAGCTTGGGGTAGCAGTTATGACGCTTTGACGTAGATGGAACCGCCTGTTCTTCAGAGTTAAGCTATAAGCGCCTAATTCTTAAGTTAATACTTaagcaaaaagaaagctGAATGTGTCACGCCCGAAAAGTGGCGGTGAAACGTTGTCAAAACGGGGCGCCAAGTGGCTGTTTCAGCATCGTGAGACTCCTGGAGTGGAGTGGACTTGGGTTTGGTGGAGAGAATGCCGAGATCTGCCGGCTCGGCACTCGGCCGAAAAGATTGAGTGCACATGGATTCGCATCCAGCAAATAAACTCAATTATGTCTAAGAGCTTACAATAACGCATGAATTGTTTATAAACGATGGGATATGTTTGCATAAACAGAATGCTTGATCATTGCTCACATCTACAAACAACAGCGCATCATTCTTCAggaattaaatagaataaagcCACGTTGCCGCGGTATAAGCGATAAATAAACTGCTAATGTCCAGAAGAACAATAACATATATCAATACTTCGCCTTCGCCGACCATACTTCTCCTCTACTCTTGGCCTCTTATTCGCGAAAAGCTGCGCCTACCTGGTACTCTTCGTCTCCGGTTTCATCACCAAAAACACGAACCTATTAGCGCCGATCAAAAGAACATTCTCTCGCAAACAAAGCCATTAAAACTCTTCCCTAAATGCGTGTTAGGCCCAGGGTTgatctctattaataatacgCGGCGGCCGACATGGGGGAATCACGGGTCTAAAACGTCTTGGTGTTTAGAAACCTCGACACAGGCAGAGAAATCTGAGAAACCAATCGCATTCACAAAAGAAGCCAACAACTCTCCGAAATTGTTAGAGCTGAGAGTTTCACGTGTCAAGTCTTGTGGGTGCAAGGTTAGATCCGTAGGGGAGGGGGAAGGGGCCTGAGCGAAACATGAAACACCAAGAATTTTGAAACATGGGTCAAGACTTGAGACTCGTGAACTGACTTCCTGAGAGGAAAATATGTGGCTGTGAGAGGCGTTGAGACAAATGGAAACAATGACCTGAAGCTGAGGTTGGGGTTCCTCCTGATGCGATTTGATGATCGCTGATGATCAGCGCTGGGGAGGGCATGGCCAGCCGACAACCGAGGAGGTCGATATCAAACATCCAACTTGCGATATAGACGCAAATTTGTATATAAGAGTCGCATCATTCGACATCTTGGAAAATAATCCAACAGCatctcaatcatcttctcttctcctcacttCCTTTCTAAGAAAGTCTCAAGTTAGCCCTGGCGGCTCAGTTTCAGCAACACAAACTTTAATAATCCTTTTTTGATCTATACAACCTTCAAAATGCATTCTATTGCTATCGTCTCTGccttcttcgccatggctTCTGCCCATGGAGTCGTCCTCTCTGTTGAGGGAGCTAATGGAGTCACCATGCCTGGTCTCAGCAGTAAGTTGCCATCCCATTTGGTACTGCACAACAGAACACTGACAGTGAACAGTTGCTGATGGAACTCCTCGTGATTGCTCGAGCAATCGATGCGGTTCTCAAGCCGACACCTCCATCATTCGTGATCGTGAGATCCGCAGTGGTGAAGCCAGCGCTCTGGGCAGGACCCAGGGCAATGGCCCTGTTGACGCCTCCGTCATgatctccagcttcttgggcAGCGGAAACGCTAATAACGTCCCTACCAACAATGGCACTGAAAgcgctgctggtgttgaggacgATCTTTCCAACTTGCCCAAGGGTAACAACCAgggcaacaacaacaacaacaaccggAGGCGCCAGTTAGGTAACCTCTTGGGAGGACTCTTTGGCAGTGGCCGTGGAGGCGGTGGCGAGAAGACTGAGACTGCTGAGGAGACTAGCgttgctgcttctgctggaGAGGGTGCTACCAAGGGCTTGCCTACAGCTTCTGATAACGGCGAGGTCACCATGACTTACAGACAGGTACGTCTAATCTATCTTCCTTACGTGTCTTGACTAACTCCCCCAGATCAACCAAGACGGCGCCGGTCCAATGACAGCTGAAATCGACGCTACATCCGGCGGCACCGACCCTGATGCCTTCCAAACCGCAGAGGTGACCCAAGATGTTCCTGGAATCGGTATTCAGGGTCTCTCCCTCGCCACCAACACCGACTTCCCTCTCAAGGTCCAGATGCCCCAGGGTATGACCTGCGAAGGCTCTGTCGGAGGCGCCAACAACGTCTGCATCGTTCGTGTCCGCAACGGCGCCGCTGCTGGTCCTTTCGGTGGCTCTGGTGCTTTCACTCAGTCTGCTGCTTCGCGAAAGCGGGCTATTGCTTTCCGCCTCAAGAAGCGCATGGAGATTGTTCGCTACTAAGTGGTTGATGGATATGTATCAGAGACAATGGTAGCTGGGAAGATGATTGAAGATGGTTGTAGATAGTTAGGGACCTGTCTCTCCGACTCTTAGTAATACATGTATTACTGCTCCAATGCTAAGAATGTTGAACACTCCAGCTTATGTGCTTGCCGCTATTAACATATTGCTCTCGTATCTTGCCCTT
Proteins encoded in this window:
- a CDS encoding related to gEgh 16 protein → MHSIAIVSAFFAMASAHGVVLSVEGANGVTMPGLSIADGTPRDCSSNRCGSQADTSIIRDREIRSGEASALGRTQGNGPVDASVMISSFLGSGNANNVPTNNGTESAAGVEDDLSNLPKGNNQGNNNNNNRRRQLGNLLGGLFGSGRGGGGEKTETAEETSVAASAGEGATKGLPTASDNGEVTMTYRQINQDGAGPMTAEIDATSGGTDPDAFQTAEVTQDVPGIGIQGLSLATNTDFPLKVQMPQGMTCEGSVGGANNVCIVRVRNGAAAGPFGGSGAFTQSAASRKRAIAFRLKKRMEIVRY
- a CDS encoding related to tol protein, translated to MSVCGPCHDAICDIYPKVEAIYPERETTVTYPSFDPGAGGKCWICIKHAGFLEHHYPAVYERWLKHELLVTVQADFASLEQEAQPRTRHSSSNETLPFDSRGRQNMEVRQLIIFRNHGGDENRFRRSIDTSCLPRVFQQAIEVTRSLQIRYLWIDSLCIMQDIACGDWEAEALKMGDVYANSFLNLPASYTAGEDENPSIFSPESWNHVLPSELVLENDKELRSNLFIDGDLWNDEVGESPLMERGWVFQERFLAPRVLHFGMRQLAGECNGGGALQMFPTGLPPRFEDNYKKDVCWPIMRPINTLSSEEFCSRWHDIVTAYSAGHLTFNTDKLIAFAGIAKIIQSLGSDEYIAGTWKSTIIADLAWWVYKANGRLPSGHQAAHRAPSWSWLSSDRQICFHPYPSAHHKQEYFVASWKLRQERQPGLRCLVQTASSSYKGLFSPSIPPSGITWKSNPLR
- a CDS encoding related to myo-inositol transport protein ITR1: MDDKDISPGHGGSSYDDKTVTPPPEKGGAEILEHASQGRRQSVALNIVQNPLQSKTQDQVVADARAFAESNGMSEHVDLFGRAALIARDPDSFESVDLLDDERAALIYERDHKWHGSKMLWYSIGLCAVGAATQGWDQTGANGANLSFPKEFGIDGEGRDEWIVGIINSIIFLTAGLIGAFIVDPLNHYFGRRGEIFITACCLVATPIASGFAKNWQELFAIRFIMGIGIGAKNATVPIYSAEMAPARIRGALVMFWQLWVVIGIFLGFCANVIVKDIGDIAWRLELGSAFIPAFFLAAGIYFCPESPRWLMKHGRIADGFVSMSKLRAHPIIGARDYYYSYVIYHEELRENAGAGYFARLWDCFAVPRIRRANYGASTVMLAQQMCGINIISFYSSSIFREAGYSHDEALYASLGYGAIQVVFTIPTLFLIDTKGRRFLTLATFPFMCIFLLAGGLSLLNDSDNRAANIGPVVLFVYLFTIAYCLGEGPVAFQYSAEVFPTIQREQGMAWAVCINNTFAGVLGLTFPRMKTVMTPTGAFGFYAGLNLIAWGMIFCFVRETKQMTLEELDQVFSVPTKSFLSHETKVWLPYIFKRYVLRKNIQRPPPIIEKGEKTLA